In Treponema primitia ZAS-2, a genomic segment contains:
- a CDS encoding efflux RND transporter permease subunit, which translates to MDISELSVRKPVTVTMLYILVCVIAAVFIPRLGIALYPSVSPPYVNVITSYSNVGPEEIDKTVTKPILNSLRRIADVKAITSRSSSGRSQVQLEFGYNKDMEEAVNDITAVLARITNALPDGCGAPTIMRFSMSAMPIMRMAVMGDLSLDELRVISEETVQPLLERIAGVASAEINGGVNREIRVDVNNNRLEAYGLTLQTITGALAARNIQTSNGTLTHGTTDYEIITDEYFKSLDDIRNTIISSSAGTVGIRLDDVAEVYESTDNTGRRVYINGEPGIYISITNESGTNPSTISKGVHAILPEIEDNLPKGVSITVLSDDTSLIDSTMDEVYSSGIQGAVLAMLIIFLFLRNFRSAIIIGMSIPISIVITLMVMSLMDLTINMMTMSGLILGMGMTVDSSIVILENINKRRGWGEKSAVAAIFGSRNMVMAIIASTATTVCVFVPMLLYRADLEMYGMMFQELILTVVVSLIVSLIVSVTLVPALAGSIIKIYTRTQKPLHFKPFVIVDTVFAKFIKGLENGYATALRFCLKNRLIVLVLVFALLIPSIQHLSSTGMNLAPSSQADDQVNINISLPVGTTSGLVQRYLFDFQEIIVREIPRDAYNTIVINSGGSNSGSVQINLPKLKNQKISAREIQATLTPFTTQWSDVRITFSSGRGPGGMGGGGVNIKVISDDTAAMTQVSNEIVALIKANVPQALNPASALDSGSPRYEVRIDTDTASAAGVNVNTISGLLKTAITGSTATTYHIGGDDVSIIVSLAESDLAAPADLGAITIQTANGLMALDNFISYQEGISPQQIQREEGVRVNRVTASLAPGAIATELQARVEQLINENIVLPDTVKIEYQGDARDIQRFGGAFLVVILLAVFLVFCVMAAQFESLVDPFIIFASIPLLAIGVMAVYQLTGQTMSLYSLVGIVALVGIVVNNGIVLVDFTNQLVERKTPVIEACIEAGRNRLQPILMTTLTTVLGMVPIAFFPGEGAETMQPICLTIVGGLLSGAFMTLFVSPILYSLLNKRREKRFNDPESLMNQLEEVDEIKAKNIKVELTQKDT; encoded by the coding sequence ATGGATATTTCTGAACTATCGGTACGTAAACCTGTTACGGTTACTATGCTCTATATCCTGGTGTGCGTTATTGCTGCAGTGTTTATACCCAGACTCGGTATTGCCCTGTATCCTTCCGTCAGCCCGCCCTATGTGAACGTCATAACCAGTTACAGCAATGTGGGCCCTGAAGAAATTGACAAAACCGTAACAAAGCCGATTTTAAATTCCTTGAGGCGTATTGCGGATGTAAAGGCGATTACATCCCGTTCCTCCAGCGGGCGCAGCCAGGTGCAGCTTGAATTTGGCTACAATAAGGATATGGAAGAGGCGGTTAACGATATTACCGCCGTACTGGCACGTATAACAAACGCCCTGCCCGACGGTTGTGGTGCCCCCACCATTATGCGTTTCAGCATGAGCGCCATGCCGATTATGCGAATGGCGGTAATGGGAGATCTGAGCCTGGATGAACTGCGGGTCATTTCCGAAGAAACCGTGCAGCCCCTGCTGGAGCGGATAGCCGGGGTCGCCTCCGCAGAAATAAATGGCGGGGTTAACAGGGAAATTCGCGTTGACGTGAACAATAACCGCCTTGAAGCCTACGGCCTGACCCTGCAAACGATTACCGGAGCATTAGCGGCCCGTAATATTCAGACATCCAATGGCACGCTGACCCACGGCACCACGGACTACGAAATAATCACCGATGAATATTTTAAGTCCCTGGACGATATACGCAATACCATAATTTCATCCAGTGCAGGTACTGTGGGCATACGCCTTGATGATGTAGCGGAGGTGTACGAAAGCACGGACAACACCGGGCGGCGGGTGTATATTAACGGCGAGCCGGGTATCTATATCAGTATTACTAATGAGTCGGGTACAAACCCTTCGACTATTTCAAAGGGCGTGCATGCAATACTTCCTGAAATTGAAGATAATCTCCCCAAAGGGGTAAGTATAACCGTACTGAGTGATGATACATCCCTCATTGATTCTACGATGGACGAGGTATATTCCTCGGGCATCCAGGGCGCAGTGCTCGCTATGCTGATCATCTTTTTGTTTTTGCGAAACTTCCGCAGCGCCATTATCATTGGCATGTCGATCCCGATTTCGATCGTTATCACCCTGATGGTTATGTCGCTTATGGACCTGACCATCAATATGATGACCATGTCGGGGCTGATTCTGGGCATGGGCATGACCGTGGACTCCTCGATTGTCATCCTGGAGAACATCAACAAACGGCGGGGCTGGGGTGAAAAATCGGCGGTGGCCGCCATTTTCGGCAGCCGGAATATGGTGATGGCGATTATCGCGTCCACCGCAACAACGGTGTGCGTATTTGTGCCCATGCTGCTCTATCGCGCAGATCTTGAAATGTACGGCATGATGTTTCAGGAATTGATACTGACCGTGGTAGTGTCCCTGATTGTGTCTCTCATCGTATCGGTGACCCTGGTTCCGGCCCTAGCGGGCAGTATTATTAAAATTTATACCCGGACTCAAAAACCCCTGCACTTTAAGCCCTTTGTAATAGTCGATACTGTTTTTGCAAAGTTTATCAAGGGTCTTGAAAACGGCTACGCAACAGCCCTGAGATTCTGCTTAAAAAACCGTTTGATTGTTCTGGTACTGGTGTTTGCCCTGCTGATTCCGTCAATCCAGCATCTTAGCTCAACAGGCATGAACCTGGCACCGTCGTCCCAGGCGGATGACCAGGTAAATATCAACATTTCTTTGCCCGTTGGTACCACCAGCGGACTTGTCCAGCGATACTTATTCGATTTTCAGGAAATTATCGTCAGGGAGATCCCCCGGGATGCGTACAACACCATCGTTATCAATAGTGGTGGCAGTAATTCCGGCTCAGTGCAAATTAACCTGCCTAAATTAAAGAATCAAAAGATTAGCGCCCGGGAAATCCAGGCTACGCTAACTCCCTTTACAACCCAGTGGAGTGATGTGCGGATTACCTTTTCGTCCGGCCGCGGGCCGGGGGGCATGGGCGGCGGCGGCGTTAATATCAAAGTCATCTCCGACGACACCGCCGCCATGACCCAGGTGTCTAACGAGATTGTAGCCCTGATTAAAGCAAATGTACCCCAGGCGCTCAATCCCGCAAGCGCCCTTGACTCGGGCAGCCCCCGTTACGAAGTACGTATTGACACTGATACTGCCTCTGCAGCTGGGGTTAATGTTAATACAATCTCCGGGCTGCTGAAAACTGCTATCACCGGATCGACGGCAACGACCTACCATATTGGGGGCGACGATGTGAGCATCATCGTGTCCCTTGCGGAATCGGATTTAGCCGCTCCGGCTGACTTGGGCGCTATTACCATTCAGACCGCCAATGGGCTAATGGCCCTGGATAATTTTATTAGCTACCAGGAGGGCATATCGCCCCAGCAGATCCAGCGGGAAGAAGGGGTGCGGGTTAACCGCGTAACTGCGAGCCTTGCGCCGGGAGCTATAGCTACGGAATTACAGGCCCGGGTCGAACAGCTTATAAACGAAAATATCGTGCTGCCTGATACGGTGAAAATAGAATACCAGGGTGACGCCCGGGACATCCAGCGTTTTGGCGGCGCATTCCTGGTAGTTATTCTGCTGGCCGTCTTTTTGGTGTTCTGCGTAATGGCAGCGCAGTTTGAATCACTGGTGGATCCCTTTATCATCTTTGCGTCGATTCCCCTGCTTGCCATAGGGGTCATGGCGGTGTACCAGCTCACCGGGCAAACCATGAGCCTCTATTCCCTGGTGGGCATTGTCGCCCTGGTCGGCATTGTGGTTAACAATGGTATCGTGTTGGTGGACTTTACTAACCAGTTGGTGGAACGGAAAACCCCGGTTATTGAAGCCTGTATTGAAGCGGGGCGCAACCGTCTGCAGCCGATTTTAATGACTACCCTGACTACGGTGCTCGGAATGGTCCCCATCGCGTTTTTCCCCGGTGAAGGCGCAGAAACCATGCAGCCCATATGCTTGACCATAGTAGGGGGCCTCTTATCAGGGGCCTTTATGACACTTTTTGTATCGCCGATTTTGTATTCCCTGCTCAACAAACGGCGTGAAAAGCGCTTCAATGATCCTGAATCGCTTATGAACCAATTGGAAGAGGTGGACGAGATAAAGGCGAAGAATATAAAGGTGGAATTGACACAAAAGGACACTTAG
- the rpoD gene encoding RNA polymerase sigma factor RpoD — MMEIRTPEITPLDPAVVNLIEYAKKKKYLSYDELSDFLLPEDIANPDKMEQVLVQLNANNIQLVDEDTQVEGADQKKEAVDKKRLASSEKESSLDDPIRVYLREIGKEKLLTAEQEVELSKLMESGENIVKGVIKKSGIVISGFYHLVQRAFSKQDSRKLGLTKKEATEYFAECRRLNQFYKETLMAIGGDLKSYIESKRRIITRGGDIYEDQDLCNLRARILKVIESAEIHPDEIADFSEKFVQAEEKIKRYKKDQELIEKRLRVGSLKELRALGRSLTIKEERERLEEALGLSSGEIKELIQNIQVTEKKVRQIESEFEASIEDIKLMAKEINRGQVMMKKAKDRLIKANLRLVVSITKRYTNRGLHFFDLVQEGNIGLIRAVEKFEYRKGFKFSTYATWWIRQAITRCISDQARTIRVPVHMIEQINKVSQESKSLLQTLNREPTDEEIAESLGWTAQRVKSVKNVAREPISLETPVGDEEDSLLGDFIEDKDTEKPANQTVSTLLQEQIAEVLSTLPAREQEILKMRFGLDDGYSLTLEEVGLYFNITRERIRQIEAKALRRLRHPRRSRKLKDYLEH; from the coding sequence ATGATGGAAATACGCACGCCCGAAATAACGCCGCTTGATCCTGCTGTGGTAAATTTAATTGAATACGCAAAGAAAAAGAAATACCTTTCCTATGATGAACTGTCTGATTTTTTATTGCCTGAGGATATTGCAAATCCTGACAAAATGGAACAGGTTCTTGTACAGCTAAACGCAAATAATATCCAGCTCGTTGATGAAGATACTCAGGTAGAGGGCGCAGATCAGAAAAAAGAAGCGGTAGATAAAAAACGCTTGGCTTCCAGCGAGAAAGAATCCTCCTTGGACGACCCCATACGGGTGTACCTAAGGGAAATCGGGAAGGAAAAACTCCTCACCGCCGAGCAGGAGGTAGAACTTTCCAAGCTCATGGAAAGCGGGGAGAATATCGTCAAAGGCGTTATCAAGAAGTCGGGGATAGTTATTTCGGGATTTTACCACCTAGTCCAGCGGGCTTTTTCAAAGCAGGACTCCCGAAAATTAGGCCTGACCAAAAAGGAAGCCACGGAATACTTCGCCGAATGTCGCCGGTTGAACCAGTTTTACAAAGAAACCCTCATGGCTATTGGGGGGGATCTGAAAAGCTACATTGAAAGCAAGCGGCGGATCATCACCCGGGGAGGGGATATCTATGAGGATCAGGATCTCTGCAACCTACGGGCCCGTATCCTGAAGGTAATTGAATCCGCTGAGATTCACCCTGATGAAATAGCAGACTTCTCGGAAAAGTTTGTCCAGGCTGAAGAAAAAATAAAGCGGTACAAAAAGGATCAGGAACTGATCGAAAAGCGGCTTCGAGTGGGTTCCCTCAAGGAACTGCGAGCCTTAGGCCGAAGCCTGACCATCAAAGAGGAACGGGAACGGTTGGAGGAAGCTCTAGGGCTTAGCTCAGGTGAAATCAAGGAGCTTATCCAGAATATCCAGGTTACGGAGAAAAAAGTCCGGCAGATAGAATCGGAGTTTGAGGCTTCTATAGAGGATATCAAGCTCATGGCAAAGGAGATAAACCGGGGACAGGTGATGATGAAAAAAGCCAAGGACCGGCTTATCAAGGCGAACCTCCGCCTGGTGGTATCCATCACTAAGAGGTACACCAACCGGGGACTCCATTTCTTCGACCTGGTTCAGGAGGGGAACATCGGCCTTATCAGGGCGGTGGAAAAGTTCGAGTACCGCAAGGGCTTCAAATTCTCTACCTACGCTACCTGGTGGATACGGCAAGCCATAACCCGATGTATCTCGGATCAAGCCCGGACTATCCGTGTGCCGGTCCACATGATCGAGCAGATCAACAAGGTATCCCAGGAATCCAAGTCCCTCTTGCAGACCCTGAACCGGGAACCCACGGACGAGGAAATCGCAGAAAGCCTGGGCTGGACCGCCCAGCGGGTAAAGTCGGTGAAAAACGTAGCCCGGGAACCTATCAGCCTGGAAACCCCCGTTGGAGATGAGGAAGATTCCCTGCTGGGGGACTTCATTGAGGACAAGGACACAGAAAAACCGGCGAATCAGACCGTCTCTACCCTACTCCAGGAGCAGATTGCCGAGGTGCTTTCCACCCTGCCTGCCCGGGAACAGGAGATCCTCAAGATGCGTTTCGGCCTGGACGATGGATACTCCCTCACCCTGGAAGAGGTGGGGCTCTACTTCAACATCACCCGGGAACGGATCCGACAGATTGAGGCCAAGGCTCTGCGCCGGCTGCGCCATCCCAGGAGGAGCCGGAAACTGAAGGACTACTTGGAGCACTGA
- a CDS encoding right-handed parallel beta-helix repeat-containing protein yields MNENTEITLFVSENGDDRNDGSREKPLWSIAAALGKIGGKSYKKAEIVITGTITEPAARKAMVDICGKGLPPVFLRGESPEQPGILNAEGLNRQVLHISDGNSLCLGDNIVIRGGSVNGNGGAGVCIQGGTLIMEGGEISDNDTGVGMGGGVYVGKDSEFIMRGGAITRNNSKMFGGGVFADEGGVFTMRDGCIAGNRAAISGGAVYVGEDAEFALHDGTIEENQAGGQGDVKIGGIRISSGKGGGVYVDDGAAFTMYDGLIRKNRAMAAQGEAQNGGSGAGVYVAEGGRFTCLLGDIAENSASNWGGGVYTEGAFTADSLAMISYNEAGLGGGGIQIAGKAGAFTMKGGYVAHNSTCGCGGAVNALIDSVFSMEDGAIAKNTADVMGNALAIFGKACISGGAVFDNNYIPPQDRQAKPDETISDILKRIREIIDPELREANPAINMGTRREHPAILLVDTGKLSISGGILEGAVAMTKPGQMEDTRPIPSHSVPERGKDGIRDPGNLRIQER; encoded by the coding sequence ATGAATGAAAATACGGAAATCACCCTGTTTGTTTCGGAAAATGGGGATGACCGGAATGACGGGAGCCGCGAAAAGCCCCTGTGGAGCATTGCGGCGGCGTTGGGGAAAATCGGGGGAAAATCCTACAAAAAGGCGGAAATTGTCATTACCGGGACTATTACCGAGCCTGCGGCGCGGAAGGCCATGGTCGACATTTGCGGGAAGGGGCTGCCGCCGGTTTTTCTTAGGGGGGAAAGCCCGGAACAGCCGGGGATACTGAATGCCGAGGGGCTTAACAGGCAGGTCCTGCATATTTCCGATGGCAACAGCCTATGCCTGGGGGACAATATTGTGATCCGGGGCGGTTCGGTAAACGGCAACGGCGGGGCGGGGGTTTGCATCCAAGGAGGAACCTTGATCATGGAAGGGGGCGAAATTTCAGACAACGATACCGGGGTAGGCATGGGTGGCGGTGTGTATGTGGGTAAGGACAGCGAATTTATCATGCGGGGCGGCGCCATAACGCGAAATAACAGCAAGATGTTTGGCGGCGGAGTATTTGCCGATGAGGGCGGCGTCTTTACCATGCGGGACGGCTGTATCGCCGGCAATAGGGCCGCCATTTCAGGAGGAGCCGTATATGTGGGAGAGGATGCCGAATTTGCCCTGCATGACGGCACTATCGAAGAAAACCAAGCGGGCGGCCAAGGGGACGTGAAGATTGGGGGGATCAGGATTTCCTCCGGAAAGGGGGGCGGCGTGTATGTCGATGATGGGGCGGCCTTTACCATGTATGATGGCTTAATCCGGAAAAACCGCGCCATGGCCGCTCAGGGAGAAGCGCAGAACGGGGGTTCCGGGGCAGGCGTCTATGTTGCAGAGGGAGGGCGCTTCACCTGCCTGTTGGGGGACATTGCCGAAAACAGCGCAAGCAACTGGGGAGGTGGCGTATACACCGAAGGCGCTTTTACCGCCGATTCATTGGCCATGATCTCTTATAATGAAGCCGGTTTAGGCGGAGGGGGCATTCAAATTGCCGGGAAGGCCGGCGCCTTTACCATGAAAGGCGGGTATGTGGCCCATAACTCCACCTGTGGCTGCGGCGGGGCGGTCAATGCCCTGATCGACAGCGTTTTTTCCATGGAGGATGGGGCAATTGCAAAAAATACCGCCGATGTTATGGGAAATGCCCTGGCCATATTCGGCAAAGCCTGCATTTCCGGCGGGGCAGTTTTTGACAACAACTATATACCCCCTCAGGACCGTCAGGCAAAGCCCGATGAAACGATTAGCGATATACTAAAAAGGATACGGGAAATTATCGACCCTGAATTACGGGAAGCTAACCCGGCAATCAATATGGGCACACGGCGGGAACATCCCGCCATACTTTTGGTGGATACCGGAAAGCTGTCCATATCAGGCGGCATACTTGAAGGAGCGGTAGCCATGACCAAGCCAGGCCAGATGGAGGATACCCGGCCTATTCCATCCCATTCTGTGCCGGAAAGGGGTAAAGACGGTATAAGGGACCCCGGGAATTTAAGAATCCAGGAGCGGTAA
- a CDS encoding nitroreductase family protein, producing MANSTLEAIFTRRSSRSYTGQKVDDETVADLAKAALAAPSGANGQPVNVIVVQNTTLILELEKAVIDYFVKAGNEAIVSRNKQRNNKIFYDASTVLFLAVKNKSNIDVGIAAENIAIAATSLGLGNIILGLPGVVFNAPETAAYWKAKLGFPEGYEYGISVAIGYAADTGKPHDVDLSKISYIK from the coding sequence ATGGCAAATTCTACATTAGAGGCAATTTTTACCAGAAGGTCCAGCCGCTCCTATACGGGCCAAAAGGTGGACGATGAAACTGTAGCGGACCTTGCAAAGGCAGCCCTGGCTGCTCCCTCGGGCGCTAATGGCCAGCCGGTCAATGTGATTGTGGTGCAGAACACGACTTTGATCCTGGAACTGGAAAAAGCGGTAATTGACTATTTTGTCAAAGCCGGCAATGAAGCAATTGTGAGCCGCAACAAGCAGCGCAACAATAAGATTTTTTACGATGCTTCTACGGTTTTATTTCTTGCGGTGAAGAATAAATCCAATATTGATGTTGGTATTGCCGCTGAAAATATCGCCATCGCCGCGACCTCCCTGGGACTCGGCAATATCATCCTGGGCCTTCCGGGAGTTGTGTTCAATGCTCCTGAAACCGCCGCCTACTGGAAGGCTAAGCTTGGCTTCCCTGAAGGCTACGAGTACGGCATTTCTGTGGCGATAGGCTATGCTGCCGATACAGGCAAACCCCACGATGTTGATTTAAGCAAGATAAGCTATATAAAATAG
- a CDS encoding NADH peroxidase codes for MKKWVCQVCGYVYTGDKPPEVCPQCKAPASKFTEQVEGASYAAVHVVGVAKGVEEDILTDLRANFNGECTEVGMYLAMSRVADREGYPEIAEAYKRYAFEEAEHASKFAELLGEVITDSTKKNLELRAEAEHGACAGKTDLAKRAKERGYDAIHDTVHEMARDEARHGAGFVGLLKRYFGK; via the coding sequence ATGAAGAAATGGGTATGTCAAGTTTGCGGGTATGTCTATACCGGTGATAAGCCCCCCGAGGTTTGTCCCCAATGTAAAGCTCCGGCGTCCAAGTTCACCGAACAGGTTGAAGGCGCTTCCTATGCTGCGGTTCATGTCGTGGGTGTCGCCAAGGGTGTGGAAGAGGATATCCTCACGGATCTCCGGGCCAATTTCAACGGCGAATGCACCGAAGTGGGTATGTACCTGGCCATGAGCCGGGTCGCCGACCGGGAAGGCTATCCCGAGATCGCCGAAGCCTACAAGCGCTATGCCTTTGAGGAAGCGGAACACGCCTCCAAATTCGCCGAGCTCCTGGGTGAGGTTATCACCGACAGCACCAAGAAAAACCTGGAACTCCGGGCGGAAGCGGAACACGGCGCCTGCGCCGGAAAGACCGACCTGGCCAAACGTGCCAAGGAACGGGGCTATGACGCCATCCACGACACGGTCCACGAAATGGCCCGTGACGAAGCCCGCCACGGCGCCGGTTTCGTAGGATTGCTGAAACGGTATTTCGGAAAATAA
- a CDS encoding rubredoxin-like domain-containing protein, translating into MKKWICVICGYIHTGDKPPEICPTCKAPASKFKEQK; encoded by the coding sequence ATGAAGAAATGGATATGTGTAATTTGCGGGTATATTCATACCGGGGATAAGCCCCCTGAAATCTGTCCCACGTGCAAAGCTCCGGCGTCCAAATTTAAAGAACAGAAATAG
- a CDS encoding Fur family transcriptional regulator, which produces MSIAAIDRKHSKKRDEILRVIRSTTDHPGAQWVYDQLKSSIPGLSLATVYRNINLFQREGSVISVGVVDGEERFDGRVEPHPHFVCACCGRVLDYDSPELPANFPEIMEKLEELMDNERGATIDCRKTVFSGLCAYCVKPTA; this is translated from the coding sequence ATGTCAATAGCAGCGATAGACAGAAAGCACAGCAAAAAACGGGATGAGATTTTAAGGGTCATCCGGTCCACCACCGACCACCCTGGGGCCCAGTGGGTTTATGATCAGCTAAAATCAAGCATCCCTGGGCTTTCCCTGGCTACGGTGTACCGGAACATCAACCTTTTCCAGCGGGAAGGGTCGGTTATATCCGTGGGCGTAGTGGATGGGGAAGAGCGCTTCGACGGCCGGGTTGAACCCCACCCCCATTTTGTCTGCGCCTGCTGCGGGCGGGTCCTGGACTATGATTCCCCGGAACTTCCGGCCAATTTTCCTGAAATTATGGAAAAATTGGAGGAATTAATGGATAATGAAAGAGGGGCTACAATTGATTGCCGTAAAACCGTATTCAGCGGCCTCTGCGCCTATTGCGTAAAACCTACGGCTTAA